GCCCAGATCATACATTTGCCGGATTCCTCGATTTCTACCGCTCCATATATGCCGGAAATTATAATAATTTATCTCCGTCTTCGAACTCTCGATATTTGCCAAATCAAGCAAAATATAATAGTCTATATTATAGATACTGTGGTTTATACAGTTTTTTTAATCGTTTGCTTAAAATGTGGAATGTAGAAATTGGTAAGCGGATAATGAGGATGGCAATCCTTCAGAATTCATAATTTCTACTCTCCACTTTCTATTTTCTACTCTCAAAATTTTATGTCCCAACAGAATACAAGAAATTTTTGCATAATAGCACACATCGACCACGGAAAATCCACTCTCGCGGACCGCTTGCTCGAACTCACGCACACAGTTGAGCAAAGAAAGATGAAGGATCAGCTTCTTGACCAGATGGACCTTGAGCGGGAAAGGGGCATAACCATAAAGCTCCAGCCCGCAAAGATGGAATACGAGCTGGACGGACACAAATATACTCTGAATCTCATCGATACTCCGGGCCACGTCGATTTCACCTATGAAGTTTCAAGATCACTTGCGGCAGTCGAAGGCGCCATTCTTCTTGTCGATGCGACGCAGGGGATCCAGGCGCAGACACTTGCAAACCTGTATCTCGCGCTCGAGCAAAACCTCGTCATCATTCCGGCAGTCAACAAGATCGACATGCCAAACGCGAAAGTTGAGGAAGTTGCGCGAGAGATAAGCGACCTCGTCGGAACTCCGATCGACAAGATCCTCAGGATTTCCGCAAAGACCGGCGAGAATGTTCCGAAAGTTCTTGAGGAAGTGATAAGATCCGTCCCTCCGCCGAAGGGCGACAAGGAGAAAGCTCCGAGAGCGCTGATCTTTGATTCATATTTCGATTCATATAAAGGAGTTGTTGCCGAGGTCAGGATCGTCGACGGATCGATAAAATATGGAGATAAAATATATTTTCTGAAAGCAAAGCAAAGATCCGAAGTTCTTGAGATCGGGATCATGAAACCCACCCTCTTGAAAACCGGCCATCTTGAGGCCGGAGACATCGGATATATTGCGACAGGACTCAAGGAAGTTTCAAAATGCCGCGTCGGAGATACTATCACCAAATATGAAAGTGAAATGGATGAAGAGGGCTATGTAAGCAAGATTGAAGCGCTTCCCGGATACAAAGAAGTAAAGCCCACCGTTTTCGCCAGCATTTATCCCGTTGACGGAGAACAATATCCCGAACTCCGCGATGCTCTGGAAAAGCTGAAACTGAACGATGCATCTCTTTCATTTGAACCGGAGACTTCCACGGCTCTCGGCCGCGGTTTCAGATGCGGATTCCTTGGAATGCTCCACCTGGAGATCGTCAGCGAAAGACTCTATCGCGAATACGACATGAACCTCGTCATCACGACTCCTTCCGTTTCATATAAGATCATAAAAAAGACCGGCGAGGAGTTCGTTATATATTCACCGGCTGATATGCCCGACCCCGGAGTCATCGAAGAGATCCAGGAGCCATGGGCGAAGCTTGAGATAATCCTTCCCAAAGACAAGATCGGTCCCATCATGAAGCTTGCGGAAAATTCCCGCGCCGTTTACAAAAGCACGAATTATCTTTCCGAAGACAGGGTTATTCTTGAATATGAAGTCCCGCTCATAAACATTATCGTGGATTTTTATGATAATCTGAAAAGCGCTTCGAGCGGATTCGCTTCTATGAATTATGAGCTGATCGGATTCAAAGAAGGCGACCTCATCAAGCTTGATATCATTGTCGCGGAAGAAAGAGTTGAGGCATTCTCAAGGATCGTCCCGCGAGAAGAAAGTTTCAACGAAGGAAAAAGGATCGTTGCAAAATTGAAAGATGTGATCCCGAGACAAAGTTTTGCCGTTGCGCTCCAGGCGGCGATCTCCGGAAAGATCATCGCAAGAGAAACCATAACGCCATACAGAAAAGACGTGATCGCCAAGCTGTATGGAGGCGACGTCACCAGAAAAAGAAAGCTGCTCGAAAAACAGAAGAAAGGCAAAAAAAGGATGAAAGCTTTCGGCAAGGTTGAGATCCCCCAGGAAGCATTCTTGTCTGTACTGCGCAAACGCTAAATACATAAGAAATAATGGAACGTCATCCATTATTTTTTTTATTTTCATCGAAATTCTAAAGGAACTCATACGATGGATATTCTCGCTCAATAGACCCGGACAATAAATTTCCGCAGATCTAATATTGACATTTTTACTTTTGTATGATACAATAGCATGTTGTTTTTCAGCCAGATCAAAAGGTTCTTTGTGAAATGACCTATTTTTCGCTCGTCAGATTGCCTATGGATCGCGGGATCAATATTAGATCTGACTGCCAGAATATGGTTGGCAGTTCAACTCTACGCGAGGTGAATTAATTGAGATTTAATGACCTTAAAAAAGAATTAGCGACAAAGATCCACATGATGATCATTCATTCCAAAGTGAGCGGGATCAGATGCATTAAGGGCATTGACGAAGCAACGTTCGATGAAATGAATTCAATGTATTTGTGGACAAAACGGGGAGATCCGGTAGAGAATATCCTTTGGAAGAAAATGGAAGAAAAAGCGATAAAATTCGAAAACATGGAATTTATGGCGCTTCTTTCGATCTACCAGTTAGACAATCTGTGCAATTGCGGATCACGATGCCACACCAAAGAGGAAAGTGAAAAGCTCAAAAAGAGATTTTCCGGAACAAAAAACAGATTGTTCGAAAAGTTTCTTGAGATGAATCTGAACATTGGCCAGTGCACAGAACTATTGCATTCACTTCTTTTATGCCCCGATGTGGAGGGTTGCAGAGATCTGAAGAAAGCAATATTTCAAAGAAGCTTCCAAAATGTCACAGAAAATGACGATTGGAGCGCACTGCTGGCCATGGCTCTGGTGGAAAAGCAACGGGAAACGGCTAACAGCGCAGATCCTGACATTATCGACATCAAACCGATCGGAATAACTCAAGATGATAATATGTTATTAACAATATAACAAATTTATCTTCTTTTTTTTAGAAAAAAACATAAACGTCGCGCTTCCGATAATACCGATCTCGGATTATGAACCCAACTCCGCTGCAAGCAGCGGAGTATCGGGGTAGGTTTTTTATGAGCTGTTTCGGCTCCGCCGAGACTTTCTTTCATAAGCCATTCATCCCCGTGGCAAGCCACGGGGTTTTATGGCACCATAATAAAAAATGGGGCCAACTAATTTTGTCAGCTCCCAAATATGGATCTTATTAATTCTTCTCTTTTTTTCTCGTTTTTATCATTCCAGTGAATTCCCATAAGGGATAGCACTGCCCCCCATTTTTTGGAGTATTCGGCTGCGCCCCTTGACTCTTTGCCCTCGAGACATTTATACATTTCTCCCTTTAACAGAAAAATGCGAGATAGCATGTCAAAATGCTTATTTGCTATTTCGTGCATTTCAATTCTTGAAAGTTCTTCGACCCCTTCTTGCCACCTATTTCTGTTATAATAGAACTTCGAGAGAAGATATCCCGAGATTATTCGGGTTGCCGATGCAGTTCTTCGAACTTCTCTGTTGCCTGAATTTTCAAGCTTTTCCAGGATCGGGAACATTTTTTTGAATATCTCTATTCCGGAATCGAGATCTTCGATACTTGCTTCTTCTCTTATTTCCAGTGTTTCAAATTGAATGAACTCGACAAAACATTTTTCATTCAATAACTTCGAAATTGTGCTGAGGGCATCCTTTACTGAAAATACTCGGTTTCTTTCAAGCGAATAT
The window above is part of the Candidatus Paceibacterota bacterium genome. Proteins encoded here:
- the lepA gene encoding translation elongation factor 4 yields the protein MSQQNTRNFCIIAHIDHGKSTLADRLLELTHTVEQRKMKDQLLDQMDLERERGITIKLQPAKMEYELDGHKYTLNLIDTPGHVDFTYEVSRSLAAVEGAILLVDATQGIQAQTLANLYLALEQNLVIIPAVNKIDMPNAKVEEVAREISDLVGTPIDKILRISAKTGENVPKVLEEVIRSVPPPKGDKEKAPRALIFDSYFDSYKGVVAEVRIVDGSIKYGDKIYFLKAKQRSEVLEIGIMKPTLLKTGHLEAGDIGYIATGLKEVSKCRVGDTITKYESEMDEEGYVSKIEALPGYKEVKPTVFASIYPVDGEQYPELRDALEKLKLNDASLSFEPETSTALGRGFRCGFLGMLHLEIVSERLYREYDMNLVITTPSVSYKIIKKTGEEFVIYSPADMPDPGVIEEIQEPWAKLEIILPKDKIGPIMKLAENSRAVYKSTNYLSEDRVILEYEVPLINIIVDFYDNLKSASSGFASMNYELIGFKEGDLIKLDIIVAEERVEAFSRIVPREESFNEGKRIVAKLKDVIPRQSFAVALQAAISGKIIARETITPYRKDVIAKLYGGDVTRKRKLLEKQKKGKKRMKAFGKVEIPQEAFLSVLRKR